Proteins from a single region of Neodiprion virginianus isolate iyNeoVirg1 chromosome 4, iyNeoVirg1.1, whole genome shotgun sequence:
- the LOC124303078 gene encoding proton channel OtopLc isoform X3, which produces MQRCPYLHEMKERLLSQPTPADSLDMERLDGGTPVKEPKHHNEYAAHINPGVIPDPPEMPPDSLIGTVVKLNADGYGSHTSPAHARQPLVPQVSHTPPACLTPTHTPASGVLPKNAKTSLFIIMSFIYAKLLVVVCIAYVISEVVTHKLPLYYYEGFFTYLYGASILFLLYVFCFLLQESACCSRGGDSPPPPPRPPKPPKEPKETKDKKKKKDKEQKASGKSKKEFQDAAEVEAGVATRALRKRKTSQNDHSHGSFFLRIGAIAFGLGTMVYNGLEFGAFFEVPPTSPCYQILRGVNPVLQMIFTFMQMYFIFMNSRLNIHRFKVVARFGLMHVVATNLCVWIRTLVLESLKEITQYHQRIGQEEIGVLGTEPRDLAQLREAPLDSVLSTTATTLGSTTLPSMGRTLRTTIKAVANALTTTAATTLTPWTTMSTTTTTMRPTTTTTNVPPITRSRATTLTTLLTTLSRTTTTTTTTTTTTLPTTTVRATTTTAAPFMPFLTDFMNSPQNNPPVNQIFDVSNLTNASTSWSSPNLGYYAEALTDDGTMSNSCGRVNIMGTIVQDAAPYLFPFIIEYSLIGAAVIYVMWKHIGCYPRWPLRVEVDLERRLEAMLSRRAVALAHAGHARVDCVGASKGLFFGLLLLVGSLICLILFFVLIHHPELGLLAIYLADVSHCVLMALSIIAIIVGFIRVQGLKFKAEEQSDLNDILLRVSAFGLFVYAVFSVIAGSLAAFTHEPNLLVMVTGLLSVAQVVLQMLFIADVSRRRVHLPEHDRSKPGRQVVTFLLICNVTMWVIYTFETQKVVANPVQLDFYGFLAWAIVQRVTLPLCIFHRFHSAVTLAEIWKTSYKARLE; this is translated from the exons ATGCAACGGTGCCCGTATCTTCATGAGATGAAGGAGAGACTACTCTCTCAGCCTACGCCTGCAGACAGCCTGGACATGGAGAGACTGGACGGCGGGACCCCCGTCAAAGAGCCGAAACACCACAACGAGTACGCAGCGCACATAAACCCCGGGGTAATTCCTGACCCTCCGGAAATGCCGCCAGATTCTCTCATCGGTACCGTTGTCAAG TTAAACGCTGACGGATACGGATCCCACACTTCACCAGCACACGCGAGGCAACCTCTGGTTCCCCAAGTGTCGCACACACCACCTGCATGCTTAACTCCAACTCACACGCCAGCCAGCGGAGTACTGCCCAAAAATGCCAA AACGTCCCTGTTCATTATCATGAGCTTCATCTACGCGAAGCTGCTCGTTGTTGTCTGCATCGCCTATGTCATCAGCGAAGTAGTGACGCACAAGTTACCGTTGTACTATTACGAGGGGTTCTTCACTTATCTGTACGGAGCCAGCATTCTTTTCCTCCTATACGTATTCTGCTTCCTACTGCAAGAGAGCGCCTGCTGTTCCCGAGGTGGGGATTCCCCGCCGCCACCTCCAAGACCGCCAAAACCACCGAAGGAGCCGAAGGAAACAAaggataagaagaagaaaaaggacaAAGAGCAAAAAGCGTCTGGCAAAAGCAAGAAGGAATTCCAg GATGCTGCAGAAGTCGAAGCAGGTGTGGCTACGCGAGCTTTGCGAAAACGTAAAACTTCTCAGAACGATCATAGTCACGGCAGTTTTTTCCTTCGCATCGGAGCAATCG CGTTTGGATTGGGCACAATGGTGTACAACGGTTTGGAGTTTGGCGCATTTTTCGAAGTGCCACCTACATCACCCTGTTATCAGATTCTCAGAGGTGTTAATCCCGTACTGCAGATGATATTTACCTTCATGCAAATGTACTTCATCTTCATGAACTCTAGG CTCAACATACATCGATTCAAGGTAGTTGCCCGATTTGGTCTGATGCACGTAGTAGCCACAAACCTCTGCGTTTGGATTCGCACTCTAGTATTGGAAAGTTTAAAGGAAATTACACAGTACCATCAACGTATAGGACAAGAAGAAATTGGTGTTTTAG GCACTGAACCACGCGATCTAGCTCAACTTCGCGAGGCTCCACTTGACTCCGTTTTGTCAACGACAGCAACGACATTGGGAAGTACAACACTGCCTTCCATGGGCAGAACTCTTCGCACTACCATAAAAGCCGTAGCCAATGCTCTTACCACAACTGCAGCAACGACGCTCACGCCGTGGACAACAATGAGCACCACCACTACTACCATGAGACCTACAACCACCACGACTAACGTGCCACCGATAACTCGCAGCAGAGCAACTACCCTGACAACTTTGCTGACGACGTTGAGTCgcacgacgacgacgacgacgacgactacGACGACAACTCTACCGACCACAACCGTCAGAGCAACGACCaccacagctgcaccgttcATGCCGTTTCTCACGGACTTCATGAATTCACCGCAAAATAATCCTCCGGTTAACCAGATCTTCGACGTGAGTAACTTGACGAACGCCAGCACAAGCTGGAGCAGCCCAAATCTTGGCTATTACGCGGAGGCTTTAACCGACGACGGCACCATGTCGAACTCTTGCGGACGCGTCAACATCATGGGCACCATTGTCCAGGACGCCGCGCCTTACTTGTTCCCTTTCATCATTGAGTACAGTCTTATAGGCGCAGCGGTGATATACGTGATGTGGAAACACATAGGGTGTTATCCCCGATGGCCACTCCGTGTCGAGGTTGATCTTGAGCGCAGATTAGAGGCAATGTTGAGCCGTCGCGCGGTTGCTCTTGCCCACGCCGGACACGCCCGAGTTGATTGCGTTGGTGCTAGCAAAGGTCTTTTCTTCGGGCTACTTTTACTGGTCGGGTCGCTGATCTGCTTGATTCTCTTCTTCGTATTGATACACCATCCAGAGTTGGGGCTACTCGCGATCTACCTTGCCGACGTCTCGCACTGCGTCCTCATGGCACTGTCCATTATCGCCATAATCGTCGGCTTCATACGCGTCCAAGGTCTGAAGTTCAAGGCTGAGGAACAGAGCGACTTGAACGACATCCTCCTCCGCGTCTCGGCTTTCGGCCTTTTCGTTTACGCGGTGTTCAGCGTGATCGCTGGATCCCTGGCAGCTTTTACACACGAGCCGAATCTCCTCGTTATGGTAACTGGTCTTCTCTCCGTGGCTCAAGTTGTTCTTCAGATGCTTTTTATCGCCGACGTCTCGCGTAGGCGCGTTCACCTACCGGAACACGATCGCAGCAAGCCGGGCCGCCAGGTTGTGACATTCTTGTTGATATGCAACGTGACCATGTGGGTGATCTACACCTTCGAGACTCAGAAGGTGGTCGCGAACCCCGTTCAGTTGGACTTCTACGGATTCTTGGCATGGGCGATCGTCCAACGCGTCACGCTTCCTCTTTGCATCTTCCATAGGTTCCATAGCGCGGTTACGCTCGCCGAGATATGGAAGACAAGCTACAAGGCTCGTCTCGAGTAA
- the LOC124303078 gene encoding proton channel OtopLc isoform X1, producing the protein MQRCPYLHEMKERLLSQPTPADSLDMERLDGGTPVKEPKHHNEYAAHINPGVIPDPPEMPPDSLIGTVVKLNADGYGSHTSPAHARQPLVPQVSHTPPACLTPTHTPASGVLPKNAKTSLFIIMSFIYAKLLVVVCIAYVISEVVTHKLPLYYYEGFFTYLYGASILFLLYVFCFLLQESACCSRGGDSPPPPPRPPKPPKEPKETKDKKKKKDKEQKASGKSKKEFQDAAEVEAGVATRALRKRKTSQNDHSHGSFFLRIGAIAFGLGTMVYNGLEFGAFFEVPPTSPCYQILRGVNPVLQMIFTFMQMYFIFMNSRLNIHRFKVVARFGLMHVVATNLCVWIRTLVLESLKEITQYHQRIGQEEIGVLDTIKQHSQRNAGVILGTEPRDLAQLREAPLDSVLSTTATTLGSTTLPSMGRTLRTTIKAVANALTTTAATTLTPWTTMSTTTTTMRPTTTTTNVPPITRSRATTLTTLLTTLSRTTTTTTTTTTTTLPTTTVRATTTTAAPFMPFLTDFMNSPQNNPPVNQIFDVSNLTNASTSWSSPNLGYYAEALTDDGTMSNSCGRVNIMGTIVQDAAPYLFPFIIEYSLIGAAVIYVMWKHIGCYPRWPLRVEVDLERRLEAMLSRRAVALAHAGHARVDCVGASKGLFFGLLLLVGSLICLILFFVLIHHPELGLLAIYLADVSHCVLMALSIIAIIVGFIRVQGLKFKAEEQSDLNDILLRVSAFGLFVYAVFSVIAGSLAAFTHEPNLLVMVTGLLSVAQVVLQMLFIADVSRRRVHLPEHDRSKPGRQVVTFLLICNVTMWVIYTFETQKVVANPVQLDFYGFLAWAIVQRVTLPLCIFHRFHSAVTLAEIWKTSYKARLE; encoded by the exons ATGCAACGGTGCCCGTATCTTCATGAGATGAAGGAGAGACTACTCTCTCAGCCTACGCCTGCAGACAGCCTGGACATGGAGAGACTGGACGGCGGGACCCCCGTCAAAGAGCCGAAACACCACAACGAGTACGCAGCGCACATAAACCCCGGGGTAATTCCTGACCCTCCGGAAATGCCGCCAGATTCTCTCATCGGTACCGTTGTCAAG TTAAACGCTGACGGATACGGATCCCACACTTCACCAGCACACGCGAGGCAACCTCTGGTTCCCCAAGTGTCGCACACACCACCTGCATGCTTAACTCCAACTCACACGCCAGCCAGCGGAGTACTGCCCAAAAATGCCAA AACGTCCCTGTTCATTATCATGAGCTTCATCTACGCGAAGCTGCTCGTTGTTGTCTGCATCGCCTATGTCATCAGCGAAGTAGTGACGCACAAGTTACCGTTGTACTATTACGAGGGGTTCTTCACTTATCTGTACGGAGCCAGCATTCTTTTCCTCCTATACGTATTCTGCTTCCTACTGCAAGAGAGCGCCTGCTGTTCCCGAGGTGGGGATTCCCCGCCGCCACCTCCAAGACCGCCAAAACCACCGAAGGAGCCGAAGGAAACAAaggataagaagaagaaaaaggacaAAGAGCAAAAAGCGTCTGGCAAAAGCAAGAAGGAATTCCAg GATGCTGCAGAAGTCGAAGCAGGTGTGGCTACGCGAGCTTTGCGAAAACGTAAAACTTCTCAGAACGATCATAGTCACGGCAGTTTTTTCCTTCGCATCGGAGCAATCG CGTTTGGATTGGGCACAATGGTGTACAACGGTTTGGAGTTTGGCGCATTTTTCGAAGTGCCACCTACATCACCCTGTTATCAGATTCTCAGAGGTGTTAATCCCGTACTGCAGATGATATTTACCTTCATGCAAATGTACTTCATCTTCATGAACTCTAGG CTCAACATACATCGATTCAAGGTAGTTGCCCGATTTGGTCTGATGCACGTAGTAGCCACAAACCTCTGCGTTTGGATTCGCACTCTAGTATTGGAAAGTTTAAAGGAAATTACACAGTACCATCAACGTATAGGACAAGAAGAAATTGGTGTTTTAG ACACCATCAAACAACATTCTCAACGCAATGCAGGGGTTATTCTAGGCACTGAACCACGCGATCTAGCTCAACTTCGCGAGGCTCCACTTGACTCCGTTTTGTCAACGACAGCAACGACATTGGGAAGTACAACACTGCCTTCCATGGGCAGAACTCTTCGCACTACCATAAAAGCCGTAGCCAATGCTCTTACCACAACTGCAGCAACGACGCTCACGCCGTGGACAACAATGAGCACCACCACTACTACCATGAGACCTACAACCACCACGACTAACGTGCCACCGATAACTCGCAGCAGAGCAACTACCCTGACAACTTTGCTGACGACGTTGAGTCgcacgacgacgacgacgacgacgactacGACGACAACTCTACCGACCACAACCGTCAGAGCAACGACCaccacagctgcaccgttcATGCCGTTTCTCACGGACTTCATGAATTCACCGCAAAATAATCCTCCGGTTAACCAGATCTTCGACGTGAGTAACTTGACGAACGCCAGCACAAGCTGGAGCAGCCCAAATCTTGGCTATTACGCGGAGGCTTTAACCGACGACGGCACCATGTCGAACTCTTGCGGACGCGTCAACATCATGGGCACCATTGTCCAGGACGCCGCGCCTTACTTGTTCCCTTTCATCATTGAGTACAGTCTTATAGGCGCAGCGGTGATATACGTGATGTGGAAACACATAGGGTGTTATCCCCGATGGCCACTCCGTGTCGAGGTTGATCTTGAGCGCAGATTAGAGGCAATGTTGAGCCGTCGCGCGGTTGCTCTTGCCCACGCCGGACACGCCCGAGTTGATTGCGTTGGTGCTAGCAAAGGTCTTTTCTTCGGGCTACTTTTACTGGTCGGGTCGCTGATCTGCTTGATTCTCTTCTTCGTATTGATACACCATCCAGAGTTGGGGCTACTCGCGATCTACCTTGCCGACGTCTCGCACTGCGTCCTCATGGCACTGTCCATTATCGCCATAATCGTCGGCTTCATACGCGTCCAAGGTCTGAAGTTCAAGGCTGAGGAACAGAGCGACTTGAACGACATCCTCCTCCGCGTCTCGGCTTTCGGCCTTTTCGTTTACGCGGTGTTCAGCGTGATCGCTGGATCCCTGGCAGCTTTTACACACGAGCCGAATCTCCTCGTTATGGTAACTGGTCTTCTCTCCGTGGCTCAAGTTGTTCTTCAGATGCTTTTTATCGCCGACGTCTCGCGTAGGCGCGTTCACCTACCGGAACACGATCGCAGCAAGCCGGGCCGCCAGGTTGTGACATTCTTGTTGATATGCAACGTGACCATGTGGGTGATCTACACCTTCGAGACTCAGAAGGTGGTCGCGAACCCCGTTCAGTTGGACTTCTACGGATTCTTGGCATGGGCGATCGTCCAACGCGTCACGCTTCCTCTTTGCATCTTCCATAGGTTCCATAGCGCGGTTACGCTCGCCGAGATATGGAAGACAAGCTACAAGGCTCGTCTCGAGTAA
- the LOC124303078 gene encoding proton channel OtopLc isoform X4 has product MQRCPYLHEMKERLLSQPTPADSLDMERLDGGTPVKEPKHHNEYAAHINPGLNADGYGSHTSPAHARQPLVPQVSHTPPACLTPTHTPASGVLPKNAKTSLFIIMSFIYAKLLVVVCIAYVISEVVTHKLPLYYYEGFFTYLYGASILFLLYVFCFLLQESACCSRGGDSPPPPPRPPKPPKEPKETKDKKKKKDKEQKASGKSKKEFQDAAEVEAGVATRALRKRKTSQNDHSHGSFFLRIGAIAFGLGTMVYNGLEFGAFFEVPPTSPCYQILRGVNPVLQMIFTFMQMYFIFMNSRLNIHRFKVVARFGLMHVVATNLCVWIRTLVLESLKEITQYHQRIGQEEIGVLDTIKQHSQRNAGVILGTEPRDLAQLREAPLDSVLSTTATTLGSTTLPSMGRTLRTTIKAVANALTTTAATTLTPWTTMSTTTTTMRPTTTTTNVPPITRSRATTLTTLLTTLSRTTTTTTTTTTTTLPTTTVRATTTTAAPFMPFLTDFMNSPQNNPPVNQIFDVSNLTNASTSWSSPNLGYYAEALTDDGTMSNSCGRVNIMGTIVQDAAPYLFPFIIEYSLIGAAVIYVMWKHIGCYPRWPLRVEVDLERRLEAMLSRRAVALAHAGHARVDCVGASKGLFFGLLLLVGSLICLILFFVLIHHPELGLLAIYLADVSHCVLMALSIIAIIVGFIRVQGLKFKAEEQSDLNDILLRVSAFGLFVYAVFSVIAGSLAAFTHEPNLLVMVTGLLSVAQVVLQMLFIADVSRRRVHLPEHDRSKPGRQVVTFLLICNVTMWVIYTFETQKVVANPVQLDFYGFLAWAIVQRVTLPLCIFHRFHSAVTLAEIWKTSYKARLE; this is encoded by the exons ATGCAACGGTGCCCGTATCTTCATGAGATGAAGGAGAGACTACTCTCTCAGCCTACGCCTGCAGACAGCCTGGACATGGAGAGACTGGACGGCGGGACCCCCGTCAAAGAGCCGAAACACCACAACGAGTACGCAGCGCACATAAACCCCGGG TTAAACGCTGACGGATACGGATCCCACACTTCACCAGCACACGCGAGGCAACCTCTGGTTCCCCAAGTGTCGCACACACCACCTGCATGCTTAACTCCAACTCACACGCCAGCCAGCGGAGTACTGCCCAAAAATGCCAA AACGTCCCTGTTCATTATCATGAGCTTCATCTACGCGAAGCTGCTCGTTGTTGTCTGCATCGCCTATGTCATCAGCGAAGTAGTGACGCACAAGTTACCGTTGTACTATTACGAGGGGTTCTTCACTTATCTGTACGGAGCCAGCATTCTTTTCCTCCTATACGTATTCTGCTTCCTACTGCAAGAGAGCGCCTGCTGTTCCCGAGGTGGGGATTCCCCGCCGCCACCTCCAAGACCGCCAAAACCACCGAAGGAGCCGAAGGAAACAAaggataagaagaagaaaaaggacaAAGAGCAAAAAGCGTCTGGCAAAAGCAAGAAGGAATTCCAg GATGCTGCAGAAGTCGAAGCAGGTGTGGCTACGCGAGCTTTGCGAAAACGTAAAACTTCTCAGAACGATCATAGTCACGGCAGTTTTTTCCTTCGCATCGGAGCAATCG CGTTTGGATTGGGCACAATGGTGTACAACGGTTTGGAGTTTGGCGCATTTTTCGAAGTGCCACCTACATCACCCTGTTATCAGATTCTCAGAGGTGTTAATCCCGTACTGCAGATGATATTTACCTTCATGCAAATGTACTTCATCTTCATGAACTCTAGG CTCAACATACATCGATTCAAGGTAGTTGCCCGATTTGGTCTGATGCACGTAGTAGCCACAAACCTCTGCGTTTGGATTCGCACTCTAGTATTGGAAAGTTTAAAGGAAATTACACAGTACCATCAACGTATAGGACAAGAAGAAATTGGTGTTTTAG ACACCATCAAACAACATTCTCAACGCAATGCAGGGGTTATTCTAGGCACTGAACCACGCGATCTAGCTCAACTTCGCGAGGCTCCACTTGACTCCGTTTTGTCAACGACAGCAACGACATTGGGAAGTACAACACTGCCTTCCATGGGCAGAACTCTTCGCACTACCATAAAAGCCGTAGCCAATGCTCTTACCACAACTGCAGCAACGACGCTCACGCCGTGGACAACAATGAGCACCACCACTACTACCATGAGACCTACAACCACCACGACTAACGTGCCACCGATAACTCGCAGCAGAGCAACTACCCTGACAACTTTGCTGACGACGTTGAGTCgcacgacgacgacgacgacgacgactacGACGACAACTCTACCGACCACAACCGTCAGAGCAACGACCaccacagctgcaccgttcATGCCGTTTCTCACGGACTTCATGAATTCACCGCAAAATAATCCTCCGGTTAACCAGATCTTCGACGTGAGTAACTTGACGAACGCCAGCACAAGCTGGAGCAGCCCAAATCTTGGCTATTACGCGGAGGCTTTAACCGACGACGGCACCATGTCGAACTCTTGCGGACGCGTCAACATCATGGGCACCATTGTCCAGGACGCCGCGCCTTACTTGTTCCCTTTCATCATTGAGTACAGTCTTATAGGCGCAGCGGTGATATACGTGATGTGGAAACACATAGGGTGTTATCCCCGATGGCCACTCCGTGTCGAGGTTGATCTTGAGCGCAGATTAGAGGCAATGTTGAGCCGTCGCGCGGTTGCTCTTGCCCACGCCGGACACGCCCGAGTTGATTGCGTTGGTGCTAGCAAAGGTCTTTTCTTCGGGCTACTTTTACTGGTCGGGTCGCTGATCTGCTTGATTCTCTTCTTCGTATTGATACACCATCCAGAGTTGGGGCTACTCGCGATCTACCTTGCCGACGTCTCGCACTGCGTCCTCATGGCACTGTCCATTATCGCCATAATCGTCGGCTTCATACGCGTCCAAGGTCTGAAGTTCAAGGCTGAGGAACAGAGCGACTTGAACGACATCCTCCTCCGCGTCTCGGCTTTCGGCCTTTTCGTTTACGCGGTGTTCAGCGTGATCGCTGGATCCCTGGCAGCTTTTACACACGAGCCGAATCTCCTCGTTATGGTAACTGGTCTTCTCTCCGTGGCTCAAGTTGTTCTTCAGATGCTTTTTATCGCCGACGTCTCGCGTAGGCGCGTTCACCTACCGGAACACGATCGCAGCAAGCCGGGCCGCCAGGTTGTGACATTCTTGTTGATATGCAACGTGACCATGTGGGTGATCTACACCTTCGAGACTCAGAAGGTGGTCGCGAACCCCGTTCAGTTGGACTTCTACGGATTCTTGGCATGGGCGATCGTCCAACGCGTCACGCTTCCTCTTTGCATCTTCCATAGGTTCCATAGCGCGGTTACGCTCGCCGAGATATGGAAGACAAGCTACAAGGCTCGTCTCGAGTAA
- the LOC124303078 gene encoding proton channel OtopLc isoform X2, whose amino-acid sequence MQRCPYLHEMKERLLSQPTPADSLDMERLDGGTPVKEPKHHNEYAAHINPGVIPDPPEMPPDSLIGTVVKLNADGYGSHTSPAHARQPLVPQVSHTPPACLTPTHTPASGVLPKNAKTSLFIIMSFIYAKLLVVVCIAYVISEVVTHKLPLYYYEGFFTYLYGASILFLLYVFCFLLQESACCSRGGDSPPPPPRPPKPPKEPKETKDKKKKKDKEQKASGKSKKEFQDAAEVEAGVATRALRKRKTSQNDHSHGSFFLRIGAIAFGLGTMVYNGLEFGAFFEVPPTSPCYQILRGVNPVLQMIFTFMQMYFIFMNSRLNIHRFKVVARFGLMHVVATNLCVWIRTLVLESLKEITQYHQRIGQEEIGVLGVILGTEPRDLAQLREAPLDSVLSTTATTLGSTTLPSMGRTLRTTIKAVANALTTTAATTLTPWTTMSTTTTTMRPTTTTTNVPPITRSRATTLTTLLTTLSRTTTTTTTTTTTTLPTTTVRATTTTAAPFMPFLTDFMNSPQNNPPVNQIFDVSNLTNASTSWSSPNLGYYAEALTDDGTMSNSCGRVNIMGTIVQDAAPYLFPFIIEYSLIGAAVIYVMWKHIGCYPRWPLRVEVDLERRLEAMLSRRAVALAHAGHARVDCVGASKGLFFGLLLLVGSLICLILFFVLIHHPELGLLAIYLADVSHCVLMALSIIAIIVGFIRVQGLKFKAEEQSDLNDILLRVSAFGLFVYAVFSVIAGSLAAFTHEPNLLVMVTGLLSVAQVVLQMLFIADVSRRRVHLPEHDRSKPGRQVVTFLLICNVTMWVIYTFETQKVVANPVQLDFYGFLAWAIVQRVTLPLCIFHRFHSAVTLAEIWKTSYKARLE is encoded by the exons ATGCAACGGTGCCCGTATCTTCATGAGATGAAGGAGAGACTACTCTCTCAGCCTACGCCTGCAGACAGCCTGGACATGGAGAGACTGGACGGCGGGACCCCCGTCAAAGAGCCGAAACACCACAACGAGTACGCAGCGCACATAAACCCCGGGGTAATTCCTGACCCTCCGGAAATGCCGCCAGATTCTCTCATCGGTACCGTTGTCAAG TTAAACGCTGACGGATACGGATCCCACACTTCACCAGCACACGCGAGGCAACCTCTGGTTCCCCAAGTGTCGCACACACCACCTGCATGCTTAACTCCAACTCACACGCCAGCCAGCGGAGTACTGCCCAAAAATGCCAA AACGTCCCTGTTCATTATCATGAGCTTCATCTACGCGAAGCTGCTCGTTGTTGTCTGCATCGCCTATGTCATCAGCGAAGTAGTGACGCACAAGTTACCGTTGTACTATTACGAGGGGTTCTTCACTTATCTGTACGGAGCCAGCATTCTTTTCCTCCTATACGTATTCTGCTTCCTACTGCAAGAGAGCGCCTGCTGTTCCCGAGGTGGGGATTCCCCGCCGCCACCTCCAAGACCGCCAAAACCACCGAAGGAGCCGAAGGAAACAAaggataagaagaagaaaaaggacaAAGAGCAAAAAGCGTCTGGCAAAAGCAAGAAGGAATTCCAg GATGCTGCAGAAGTCGAAGCAGGTGTGGCTACGCGAGCTTTGCGAAAACGTAAAACTTCTCAGAACGATCATAGTCACGGCAGTTTTTTCCTTCGCATCGGAGCAATCG CGTTTGGATTGGGCACAATGGTGTACAACGGTTTGGAGTTTGGCGCATTTTTCGAAGTGCCACCTACATCACCCTGTTATCAGATTCTCAGAGGTGTTAATCCCGTACTGCAGATGATATTTACCTTCATGCAAATGTACTTCATCTTCATGAACTCTAGG CTCAACATACATCGATTCAAGGTAGTTGCCCGATTTGGTCTGATGCACGTAGTAGCCACAAACCTCTGCGTTTGGATTCGCACTCTAGTATTGGAAAGTTTAAAGGAAATTACACAGTACCATCAACGTATAGGACAAGAAGAAATTGGTGTTTTAG GGGTTATTCTAGGCACTGAACCACGCGATCTAGCTCAACTTCGCGAGGCTCCACTTGACTCCGTTTTGTCAACGACAGCAACGACATTGGGAAGTACAACACTGCCTTCCATGGGCAGAACTCTTCGCACTACCATAAAAGCCGTAGCCAATGCTCTTACCACAACTGCAGCAACGACGCTCACGCCGTGGACAACAATGAGCACCACCACTACTACCATGAGACCTACAACCACCACGACTAACGTGCCACCGATAACTCGCAGCAGAGCAACTACCCTGACAACTTTGCTGACGACGTTGAGTCgcacgacgacgacgacgacgacgactacGACGACAACTCTACCGACCACAACCGTCAGAGCAACGACCaccacagctgcaccgttcATGCCGTTTCTCACGGACTTCATGAATTCACCGCAAAATAATCCTCCGGTTAACCAGATCTTCGACGTGAGTAACTTGACGAACGCCAGCACAAGCTGGAGCAGCCCAAATCTTGGCTATTACGCGGAGGCTTTAACCGACGACGGCACCATGTCGAACTCTTGCGGACGCGTCAACATCATGGGCACCATTGTCCAGGACGCCGCGCCTTACTTGTTCCCTTTCATCATTGAGTACAGTCTTATAGGCGCAGCGGTGATATACGTGATGTGGAAACACATAGGGTGTTATCCCCGATGGCCACTCCGTGTCGAGGTTGATCTTGAGCGCAGATTAGAGGCAATGTTGAGCCGTCGCGCGGTTGCTCTTGCCCACGCCGGACACGCCCGAGTTGATTGCGTTGGTGCTAGCAAAGGTCTTTTCTTCGGGCTACTTTTACTGGTCGGGTCGCTGATCTGCTTGATTCTCTTCTTCGTATTGATACACCATCCAGAGTTGGGGCTACTCGCGATCTACCTTGCCGACGTCTCGCACTGCGTCCTCATGGCACTGTCCATTATCGCCATAATCGTCGGCTTCATACGCGTCCAAGGTCTGAAGTTCAAGGCTGAGGAACAGAGCGACTTGAACGACATCCTCCTCCGCGTCTCGGCTTTCGGCCTTTTCGTTTACGCGGTGTTCAGCGTGATCGCTGGATCCCTGGCAGCTTTTACACACGAGCCGAATCTCCTCGTTATGGTAACTGGTCTTCTCTCCGTGGCTCAAGTTGTTCTTCAGATGCTTTTTATCGCCGACGTCTCGCGTAGGCGCGTTCACCTACCGGAACACGATCGCAGCAAGCCGGGCCGCCAGGTTGTGACATTCTTGTTGATATGCAACGTGACCATGTGGGTGATCTACACCTTCGAGACTCAGAAGGTGGTCGCGAACCCCGTTCAGTTGGACTTCTACGGATTCTTGGCATGGGCGATCGTCCAACGCGTCACGCTTCCTCTTTGCATCTTCCATAGGTTCCATAGCGCGGTTACGCTCGCCGAGATATGGAAGACAAGCTACAAGGCTCGTCTCGAGTAA